The following coding sequences lie in one Nocardioides sambongensis genomic window:
- a CDS encoding M64 family metallopeptidase: protein MRPSRRLRPSRHQRPSRLRPTGRVGPAALLATVLVGLLGAALLAPAPVAAEDERAAAVVPASAETISVEVPPEEGAPGGYRDVPVAPPTQGAEALRGDARAGRVDGKVRALSKTGPSRDRLDVVITGDGYTAAQQDDFRADARARWQQLTSIEPYKSYRGLMNVWMVQAVSRDSGIDRDRNTDPGNVNDKRTALGAYFWCNGLERLICVNVRAVGRYAAKAPQAELAVVVANSSRYGGAGYFDGLRGLTGIATLSSDNPYSSEIGSHEVGHALGKLADEYWSCGSCGYGSTREAAEPNVTVHGSVAYLRDNSRKWYRWLGETDPTGGTVGVHQGGKYVARGIWRPTENSIMRSLGLGFNLPGQESMINGFYRYAQPVSSNVRGGTRISRTRLIKLRLASLGDLAALQVRWYRNGKEVVAARGRTTLRPSALGVPARGRHTVKVRVADRTGAVRSPRIRANAARTISWTVR, encoded by the coding sequence ATGCGCCCGTCCCGCCGCCTGCGCCCGTCCCGCCACCAGCGCCCGTCCAGGCTGCGCCCGACGGGCCGCGTCGGGCCCGCCGCGCTTCTCGCGACCGTGCTCGTCGGACTGCTGGGAGCCGCGCTGCTGGCCCCCGCGCCGGTCGCGGCCGAGGACGAGCGTGCGGCTGCCGTCGTACCGGCGTCGGCGGAGACGATCTCGGTGGAGGTGCCGCCGGAGGAGGGCGCGCCCGGTGGCTACCGGGACGTCCCGGTGGCGCCGCCCACCCAGGGCGCCGAGGCGTTGCGCGGCGATGCGCGGGCCGGGCGGGTCGACGGCAAGGTGCGGGCGCTGTCGAAGACCGGGCCCTCGCGGGACCGGCTCGACGTGGTGATCACCGGGGACGGCTACACCGCCGCCCAGCAGGACGACTTCCGGGCCGACGCCCGCGCCCGGTGGCAGCAGCTGACCTCGATCGAGCCCTACAAGAGCTATCGCGGCCTGATGAACGTCTGGATGGTGCAGGCGGTCTCCCGCGACTCCGGGATCGACCGGGACCGCAACACCGACCCGGGCAACGTCAACGACAAGCGGACCGCGCTCGGCGCCTACTTCTGGTGCAACGGGCTGGAGCGGCTGATCTGCGTGAACGTCCGGGCGGTGGGGCGCTACGCGGCGAAGGCGCCGCAGGCCGAGCTGGCGGTGGTGGTCGCCAACTCCAGCCGCTACGGCGGCGCCGGCTACTTCGACGGTCTGCGCGGACTCACCGGCATCGCCACGCTCTCCTCCGACAACCCCTACTCCTCGGAGATCGGGTCCCACGAGGTCGGTCACGCGCTCGGCAAGCTCGCCGACGAGTACTGGTCGTGCGGGAGCTGCGGCTACGGCTCCACCCGTGAGGCCGCCGAGCCGAACGTCACCGTGCACGGCAGCGTCGCCTACCTGCGCGACAACTCGCGCAAGTGGTACCGCTGGCTCGGGGAGACCGACCCGACCGGCGGCACCGTCGGGGTGCACCAGGGCGGCAAGTACGTCGCTCGCGGCATCTGGCGCCCCACCGAGAACTCGATCATGCGCAGCCTCGGCCTGGGCTTCAACCTGCCCGGCCAGGAGTCGATGATCAACGGCTTCTACCGCTACGCGCAGCCGGTCAGCAGCAACGTCCGGGGCGGCACCCGGATCTCCCGCACCCGGCTGATCAAGCTGCGTCTCGCCTCGCTCGGCGACCTGGCCGCCCTCCAGGTGCGGTGGTACCGCAACGGCAAGGAGGTCGTCGCCGCCCGGGGCAGGACGACCCTGCGACCGTCCGCCCTCGGGGTGCCCGCCCGCGGCCGCCACACGGTGAAGGTGCGGGTGGCCGACCGGACCGGCGCCGTCCGTTCGCCGCGGATCCGGGCGAACGCCGCGCGGACGATCAGCTGGACGGTGCGCTGA
- a CDS encoding alkyl sulfatase dimerization domain-containing protein gives MSSTGTIEDVSGAWIGGEDHTERSRQTFGDVTPEQSLRLAAREVSSGHPARIEQLADRTWMIQPGIANVALFETDEGLLLVDAGCAGDGAVLRDAVRACSSLPLHTVVFTHGHIDHAFGLWGLLEDGERPRVVAHENLPEHFGRYQKTAGLNARINFQIAGESGKAWPAEPADFPTVDTTYRDTLELLIGGERFVVRHAKGETDDASWVWAPERRVLAVGDLVVGYLPNAGNPRKVQRYAEEWADATEEMAALGAEVVITGHGDCVTGADSVRAELLSITAYLRHIVRHTLDGLNAHRMPDEIVASLEIPEHLAEHPRLQPNYDRPEFICRNVIRRYGGWWDRYPANLLPAPMPDRAREIARLAGGVEHLVERARELSDTDLPLALHLAEWAFLADPDHPDAQECYVEIAAARREAEASIMVKIAYTEPAQWVAAVRTGDGS, from the coding sequence GTGAGCAGCACCGGGACCATCGAAGACGTCAGCGGAGCTTGGATCGGAGGTGAGGACCACACCGAGCGGTCCCGTCAGACCTTCGGTGACGTCACGCCGGAGCAGAGCCTCCGGTTGGCGGCCCGCGAGGTCTCCTCCGGCCATCCGGCCAGGATCGAGCAACTGGCCGACCGCACCTGGATGATCCAGCCGGGGATCGCGAACGTCGCCCTCTTCGAGACCGACGAAGGCCTCCTGCTCGTCGACGCCGGCTGCGCAGGCGACGGTGCCGTACTCCGCGACGCGGTGCGCGCGTGCAGTTCGCTGCCCCTGCACACGGTCGTGTTCACCCACGGGCACATCGACCACGCATTCGGGCTCTGGGGACTCCTCGAGGACGGCGAACGCCCGCGGGTGGTGGCGCACGAGAATCTGCCCGAACACTTCGGCCGCTACCAGAAGACCGCAGGGTTGAACGCCCGGATCAACTTCCAGATCGCCGGCGAGAGCGGAAAGGCCTGGCCAGCCGAACCCGCGGACTTCCCGACCGTGGACACGACCTACCGGGACACCCTCGAGCTGCTGATCGGTGGCGAGCGTTTCGTGGTCCGCCACGCCAAGGGCGAGACCGACGACGCCTCCTGGGTCTGGGCGCCCGAGCGACGGGTCCTCGCGGTCGGCGACCTCGTCGTCGGCTATCTTCCGAACGCCGGGAACCCCCGCAAGGTGCAGCGCTACGCCGAGGAGTGGGCCGACGCCACCGAGGAGATGGCCGCGCTCGGAGCCGAGGTGGTGATCACCGGGCACGGCGACTGCGTCACCGGCGCCGACTCGGTCCGCGCGGAGCTGTTGAGCATCACCGCCTATCTGCGTCACATCGTGCGGCACACGCTGGACGGGCTGAACGCGCATCGGATGCCCGACGAGATCGTCGCGTCGCTGGAGATCCCCGAGCACCTCGCCGAGCACCCCCGGCTTCAGCCGAACTACGACCGTCCGGAGTTCATCTGCCGCAACGTGATCCGCCGCTACGGAGGATGGTGGGACCGCTATCCGGCCAACCTGCTGCCAGCGCCGATGCCGGACCGGGCCCGCGAGATCGCCAGGCTGGCCGGCGGCGTGGAACACCTCGTGGAGCGCGCACGCGAGCTCTCCGACACCGATCTGCCGCTGGCGCTCCACCTCGCTGAATGGGCGTTCCTGGCCGACCCCGACCACCCGGACGCACAGGAGTGCTACGTGGAGATCGCCGCCGCTCGCCGCGAGGCCGAGGCCTCGATCATGGTCAAGATCGCCTACACCGAGCCTGCCCAGTGGGTCGCCGCGGTCCGCACCGGGGACGGGTCGTGA
- a CDS encoding TetR/AcrR family transcriptional regulator produces MSVKSEAGRRILYAAERLFAQRGIDAVSLREIGQAAGHRNNSAVQYHIGSKDQVLEALIELRMPPLNARREQLIAQVEAAGELDRLRPLVRAYVAPLAEVVCEGAGRTWYARYINRIVLDRRSWPGDRCRRTPVHSNAWMR; encoded by the coding sequence GTGAGCGTCAAGAGCGAGGCCGGGCGGAGGATCCTCTACGCAGCCGAGCGGCTCTTCGCCCAGCGCGGGATCGATGCGGTGTCGTTGCGCGAGATCGGTCAGGCGGCAGGACACCGCAACAACTCGGCGGTGCAGTACCACATCGGAAGCAAGGACCAGGTGCTCGAAGCGCTCATCGAGCTGCGGATGCCGCCGTTGAACGCCCGGCGGGAGCAGTTGATCGCGCAGGTCGAGGCGGCCGGCGAGCTCGATCGGCTCCGCCCGCTGGTGCGGGCCTACGTGGCGCCGCTCGCCGAGGTGGTGTGCGAGGGAGCCGGCCGGACCTGGTACGCCCGCTACATCAACCGCATCGTCCTCGACCGCAGGTCGTGGCCGGGGGATCGGTGCCGGCGTACGCCGGTGCACTCGAACGCCTGGATGCGCTGA
- a CDS encoding zinc-binding dehydrogenase, which produces MRAVVHQEFGEPSKVLAVEEVAVPEPGRGEVRLKVLLSPIHNHDLWTIRGSYGFKPDLPARAGTEVVGIVDALGEGVEGLEVGQRVATGGAFGAWAEYVLTKAGGLIPVPDTLSDEIAAQLVAMPFSAISLLASLDLEEGDWLVQNAANGAVGRMVAQLAAARGINVVGLVRRAAGVDELAELGIGNVVATDTDDWTDRVAEVTGGAPIKAGVDSVGGRPAGDVLGLLAEGGTLVIFGAMDSPRLDLSSGDVIFKEAVVRGFWASKVIGSMPAQQRRALFGELLQRAGDGSLDLSIERTYTLEEVREAADANFRPGRRGKLLLRP; this is translated from the coding sequence ATGCGCGCAGTCGTGCACCAGGAGTTCGGAGAGCCCAGCAAGGTGCTGGCGGTCGAGGAGGTCGCCGTACCGGAGCCGGGGCGAGGTGAGGTCCGGCTGAAGGTGCTGCTGAGCCCGATCCACAACCACGACCTGTGGACGATCCGCGGCAGCTACGGGTTCAAGCCCGACCTGCCCGCGCGCGCCGGCACCGAGGTGGTCGGCATCGTCGACGCGCTCGGCGAGGGCGTCGAGGGCCTCGAGGTCGGGCAGCGGGTGGCCACCGGCGGCGCCTTCGGCGCCTGGGCCGAGTACGTGCTGACCAAGGCCGGCGGCCTGATCCCCGTCCCGGACACGCTGAGCGACGAGATCGCCGCCCAGCTGGTGGCGATGCCGTTCAGCGCGATCAGCCTGCTCGCCTCGCTCGACCTGGAGGAGGGCGACTGGCTGGTCCAGAACGCCGCCAACGGAGCGGTCGGCCGGATGGTCGCCCAGCTCGCCGCCGCCCGCGGGATCAACGTCGTCGGACTGGTACGACGCGCCGCCGGTGTCGACGAGCTCGCCGAGCTCGGGATCGGCAACGTCGTCGCCACCGACACCGACGACTGGACCGACCGGGTGGCCGAGGTGACCGGCGGTGCCCCGATCAAGGCCGGGGTCGACTCGGTGGGTGGACGGCCCGCGGGCGACGTGCTCGGGCTGCTCGCCGAGGGCGGCACCCTGGTCATCTTCGGCGCGATGGACTCCCCGCGGCTGGACCTCTCCTCCGGCGACGTGATCTTCAAGGAGGCCGTGGTGCGCGGCTTCTGGGCGAGCAAGGTGATCGGCTCGATGCCGGCCCAGCAGCGCCGCGCGCTCTTCGGCGAGCTGCTGCAGCGCGCCGGCGACGGCTCCCTCGACCTCTCCATCGAGCGGACCTACACCCTGGAGGAGGTCCGCGAGGCCGCCGACGCGAACTTCCGTCCCGGCCGGCGCGGCAAGCTGCTGCTCCGCCCGTGA
- a CDS encoding PucR family transcriptional regulator: protein MSWPPPSPQVRRLIRAAAELSLRSAEEWVTEVDAATLANPITALIAADPSLNEAVRRGNYDNMVAWASGNLRAPGEPVAANTSEVQLDIARDMVRRGVFELALDTYRTGQNAAWQRWMTVCFSLTDDAAELEELLAVTAASISTFIDGTIEAVARRMSAERGQLTRGTEAERRDLVTLVLQGSPVAPERAERVLGYGVDGPHLAAVLWTDAGAGDLAELEGVAGSLMRTLGARSRLTVVAAASTLWLWLPVSARTPADLASLEPTASVRIALGTAGDGVDGFRRSHREALEARRFATSVGAADALVTFDDIRLAALVGADQRRSADFVREVLGALADAPAELHETVRVYLANLGNAAATAHQLYAHRNTVVRRLARADALLPRTVAADPVRIGVALEVLRWQGRVPTG from the coding sequence ATGTCCTGGCCGCCACCCTCGCCGCAGGTCCGCCGGCTGATCCGGGCCGCCGCCGAGCTCTCCCTGCGCTCGGCCGAGGAGTGGGTCACCGAGGTCGACGCGGCCACCCTGGCCAACCCGATCACGGCGCTGATCGCCGCCGACCCCAGCCTCAACGAGGCGGTCCGGCGCGGCAACTACGACAACATGGTCGCCTGGGCCAGCGGCAACCTGCGCGCACCCGGGGAGCCCGTCGCGGCCAACACCAGCGAGGTCCAGCTCGACATCGCCCGCGACATGGTGCGCCGTGGCGTCTTCGAGCTCGCCCTGGACACCTACCGGACCGGGCAGAACGCCGCCTGGCAGCGGTGGATGACGGTCTGCTTCTCGCTCACCGACGACGCCGCCGAGCTCGAGGAGCTGCTCGCGGTCACCGCCGCCTCGATCAGCACGTTCATCGACGGCACCATCGAGGCCGTCGCCCGCCGGATGTCCGCCGAGCGCGGGCAGCTCACCCGCGGCACCGAGGCGGAGCGCCGTGACCTGGTCACCCTGGTGCTGCAGGGCTCGCCGGTCGCCCCCGAGCGCGCCGAACGGGTCCTCGGGTACGGCGTGGACGGCCCGCACCTCGCCGCCGTGCTGTGGACCGACGCCGGCGCCGGCGACCTCGCCGAGCTGGAGGGTGTGGCCGGCAGCCTGATGCGGACGCTCGGCGCCCGGTCCCGGCTCACCGTGGTCGCGGCCGCCTCCACGCTGTGGCTCTGGCTACCGGTCTCCGCCCGGACGCCGGCCGACCTCGCGTCGCTGGAGCCCACCGCGTCGGTGCGGATCGCGCTGGGCACGGCCGGGGACGGCGTCGACGGCTTCCGCCGCAGCCACCGCGAGGCGCTGGAGGCGCGGCGCTTCGCGACCTCGGTCGGCGCCGCCGACGCCCTGGTCACCTTCGACGACATCCGGCTGGCCGCGCTGGTCGGCGCCGACCAGCGCCGGTCCGCCGACTTCGTCCGCGAGGTGCTGGGCGCGCTGGCCGACGCGCCCGCCGAGCTCCACGAGACCGTCCGGGTCTACCTGGCCAACCTCGGCAACGCCGCGGCCACCGCGCACCAGCTCTACGCCCACCGCAACACCGTGGTCCGCCGACTGGCCCGCGCCGACGCCCTGCTCCCGCGGACGGTGGCCGCCGACCCGGTGCGGATCGGGGTCGCGCTGGAGGTGCTGCGCTGGCAGGGTCGCGTCCCCACCGGCTGA